Within Methyloversatilis discipulorum, the genomic segment CGTGTGGCCGGCGGCCAACTGGTTCGAGCGCGAAGCCTTCGACCTGTTCGGCATCATGTTCGCCGGCCATGGCGACCTGCGCCGCCTGCTGACCGATTACGGTTTCGTCGGTCACCCCTTCCGCAAGGACTTCCCGATTTCGGGTCACGTCGAAATGCGCTACGACCCGGAAACCAAGCGGGTCATCTACCAGCCGGTCACCATCGCACCGCGCGAAGTCACGCCGCGCGTCGTGCGCGAAGAAAACTACGGGGACGTCGGCCATGGCTGAGATCCGCAACTACACGATGAACTTCGGGCCGCAGCATCCGGCGGCCCACGGCGTGCTGCGCCTGGTGCTCGAACTGGACGGCGAAGTCGTCCAGCGCGCCGACCCGCACATCGGTCTGCTGCACCGTGCGACCGAGAAGCTGGCCGAAACCCGCACCTGGGTGCAGAGCGTGCCTTACATGGACCGTCTCGACTACGTGTCGATGATGTGCAACGAGCACGCCTACTGCATGGCGATCGAGAAGCTGCTGCAGATCGACGTGCCGGAGCGTGCGCAGTACATCCGCGTCATGTTCGACGAGATCACCCGCATCCTGAACCACCTGCTGTGGCTTGGCGCGCACGCGCTCGACGTCGGCGCGATGACGGTGTTCCTGTACGCCTTCCGCGAGCGCGAAGACCTGATGGACGCCTATGAGGCGGTGTCAGGCGCACGCATGCACGCGGCCTACTATCGTCCGGGTGGCGTCTATCGCGATCTGCCGGACACGATGCCGCAGTACCAGGCGAACAAGTTCAAGAACGCCGAGGCGATCAAACGCCTGAACGAGAACCGCAGCGGTTCGATGCTCGACTTCCTGCAGGATTTCACCGACCGCTTCCCGCGCTATGTCGATGAGTACGAAACCCTGCTCACCGACAACCGCATCTGGAAGCAGCGTCTGGTCGACATCGGCATCGTGACGCCGGAACGTGCCAAGGCGCTGGGCTTCACCGGCCCGATGCTGCGTGGTTCGGGCATTGCCTGGGACCTGCGCAAGAAGCAGCCGTACGAAGTCTACGACCGCATGGATTTCGACATCCCGGTCGGCACCAATGGCGACAGCTACGACCGCTATCTGGTCCGCATCGAGGAGATGCGCCAGTCCAACCGCATCATCCGTCAGTGCATCGACTGGCTGCGCAAGAACCCGGGCCCGGTCATCAGCCCCAACCACAAGGTTGCACCGCCGTCGCGCGAAGCGATGAAGGGCAATATGGAAGAGCTGATCCACCACTTCAAGCTGTTCACCGAAGGCATCCACGTGCCGGAAGGCGAGTGCTATGCGGCGGTGGAGCACCCGAAGGGCGAGTTCGGCATCTACGCGATGTCGGACGGCGCCAACAAGCCCTACCGCCTGAAAATCCGCGCGCCCGGTTTCGCACACCTGGCGGCGATGGATGAAATGTCCCGCGGACACATGATCTCCGACGTCGTCGCCATCATCGGCACGATGGACATCGTGTTCGGCGAGATTGACCGATAAGCATCCGGTGAGCATGGACAGAATGAGTTTCTCGCTGAGTGAAGCGTCGCGCGCGGCGATCGACCGCGAAGTCGCGAAGTACCCCGAAGGCCAGGCGATCTCCGCCGTGATGGCCGGCCTGCGCATCGCGCAGGAACAGAACGGCTGGCTGTCGCCGGAGGCGATCGAAGCCGTGGCCCTGCATCTGAACATCCCGCCGATGGCGGCGATGGAAGTGGCCACCTTCTACAACATGTACGACGTGAAGCCGGTCGGTCGCTGGAAGATCACCGTCTGCACGAATCTGCCCTGTGCGCTGTCCGGCGGCGAGCAGGCCGCCGAGTACGTGAAGGAGAAACTCGGCATCGGTTTCAACGAAACCACCGCCGACGGCCGCTTCACGCTGAAGGAAGGCGAGTGCATGGGTG encodes:
- the nuoE gene encoding NADH-quinone oxidoreductase subunit NuoE, translating into MSFSLSEASRAAIDREVAKYPEGQAISAVMAGLRIAQEQNGWLSPEAIEAVALHLNIPPMAAMEVATFYNMYDVKPVGRWKITVCTNLPCALSGGEQAAEYVKEKLGIGFNETTADGRFTLKEGECMGVCGDAPAIIVNNTRLCSWMSREKIDALLDELK
- a CDS encoding NADH-quinone oxidoreductase subunit D; this translates as MAEIRNYTMNFGPQHPAAHGVLRLVLELDGEVVQRADPHIGLLHRATEKLAETRTWVQSVPYMDRLDYVSMMCNEHAYCMAIEKLLQIDVPERAQYIRVMFDEITRILNHLLWLGAHALDVGAMTVFLYAFREREDLMDAYEAVSGARMHAAYYRPGGVYRDLPDTMPQYQANKFKNAEAIKRLNENRSGSMLDFLQDFTDRFPRYVDEYETLLTDNRIWKQRLVDIGIVTPERAKALGFTGPMLRGSGIAWDLRKKQPYEVYDRMDFDIPVGTNGDSYDRYLVRIEEMRQSNRIIRQCIDWLRKNPGPVISPNHKVAPPSREAMKGNMEELIHHFKLFTEGIHVPEGECYAAVEHPKGEFGIYAMSDGANKPYRLKIRAPGFAHLAAMDEMSRGHMISDVVAIIGTMDIVFGEIDR